A region from the Fusarium graminearum PH-1 chromosome 4, whole genome shotgun sequence genome encodes:
- a CDS encoding nucleolar essential protein 1 — MSSPERRTAGVKRPRTQSLPPPSLPQLVAEQSTPIPPTDKDSQRLIVVLSNASLETYKASHGGTSRNREDKYSLLNSDEHIGVMRKMNRDISDARPDITHQCLLTLLDSPINKAGKLQIYIHTAKGVLIEVSPSVRIPRTFKRFAGLMVQLLHRLSIRSTNSNEKLLRVIQNPITDHLPPNCRKVTLSFDAPLVKVREYVESVNSKDSICVFVGAMAKGEDNFADSLVDEKISISNFSLSASVACSKFCHAAEDVWDIM; from the exons ATGTCCTCGCCCGAGCGTCGAACTGCTGGAGTCAAGCGACCTC GCACTCagtctcttcctcctccctcgCTTCCTCAGCTGGTTGCCGAGCAGAGCACCCCCATCCCTCCTACGGACAAGGACTCTCAGCGTCTGattgttgtcttgtccaaTGCCAGTCTTGAGACCTACAAGGCGTCTCACGGCGGTACCAGCCGCAATCGTGAGGACAAGTATTCACTGCTCAACAGCGATGAGCACATTGGTGTCATGCGTAAGATGAATCGGGACATTAGCGATGCGCGTCCCGACATCACCCATCAG TGTCTGCTCACCCTCCTGGATTCCcccatcaacaaggctggcaagctcCAGATCTACATTCATACCGCCAAGGGTGTCCTGATTGAGGTCTCTCCCTCAGTCCGCATTCCCCGAACTTTCAAGCGATTTGCCGGTCTAATGGTGCAGCTTCTGCACCGCCTGTCTATTCGCTCCACCAATTCCAACGAGAAACTGCTCCGCGTGATTCAGAACCCCATCACCGACCATCTGCCGCCCAACTGTCGCAAAGTCACGCTGAGTTTCGATGCGCCACTGGTCAAGGTCCGTGAGTATGTCGAATCCGTGAATTCCAAGGACAGCATCTGCGTTTTTGTCGGTGCTATGGCCAAGGGTGAGGATAACTTCGCCGACTCTCTTGTGGATGAGAAGATTTCCATCAGCAACTTCTCTCTGTCTGCCAGTGTTGCTTGCAGCAAGTTCTGCCAcgctgctgaagatgtttGGGACATCATGTAA
- a CDS encoding dihydrolipoyl dehydrogenase gives MLSSRLISRAIARPAFQKSTLPSIIASPSLSRWSRGYASAAEEKDLVVIGGGVAGYVAAIKAGQEGMKVTCIEKRGSLGGTCLNVGCIPSKSLLNNSHLYHQILHDTKHRGIEVSDVKLNLANFMKAKETSVSGLTKGIEYLFKKNGVEYIKGAGSFVNEHEVKVDLNEGGETSVRGKNILIATGSEATPFPGLEIDEKRVITSTGAIALEKVPETMTVIGGGIIGLEMASVWSRLGSKVTIVEFLGQIGGPGMDSEIAKNTQKILKKQGLEFKLNTKVVSGDKSGDKVKLEVDSAKGGKVESIESDVVLVAIGRRPYTAGLGLENIGLEADDRGRVVIDSEYRTKIPHIRCVGDCTFGPMLAHKAEEEAVAVVEYIKKGYGHVNYGAIPSVMYTHPEVAWVGQSEQDLKSQNIPYRVGSFPFAANSRAKTNIDTEGMVKMLADPETDRILGVHIIGPNAGEMIAEGTLALEYGASSEDIARTCHAHPTLAEAFKEAAMATHAKAIHY, from the exons ATGCTTTCCAGTCGCTTAATATCACGAGCTATTGCTCGCCCTGCCTTTCAGAAGTCTAC GCTTCCCAGCATCATTGCCTCCCCTTCGCTGTCGCGATGGAGCCGCGGATATGCCTCTGCAGCTG AGGAGAAGGATCTCGTTGTTATCGGTGGTGGCGTTGCTGGCTACGTCGCCGCTATCAAGGCTGGACAAGAGGGCATGAAG GTTACCTGTATTGAGAAGCGTGGCTCCCTCGGTGGAACCTGCTTGAACGTCGGTTGCATTCCCTCAAAgtctcttctcaacaactcgCATCTCTACCACCAGATTCTCCACGACACCAAACACCGCGGTATCGAGGTCAGcgatgtcaagctcaacctgGCCAACTTCATGAAGGCCAAGGAAACCTCCGTCTCTGGTCTTACCAAGGGTATCGAGtacctcttcaagaagaacggaGTTGAGTACATCAAGGGTGCTGGCTCTTTCGTCAACGAGCacgaggtcaaggttgaccTCAACGAGGGCGGTGAGACCAGCGTTCGTGGTAAGAACATTCTGATCGCTACTGGATCCGAGGCTACTCCTTTCCCCGGCCTTGAGATCGACGAGAAGCGCGTCATTACCAGCACCGGTGCTATTGCCCTTGAGAAGGTCCCTGAGACCATGACCgtcattggtggtggtattATCGGTCTTGAGATGGCTTCCGTCTGGTCGCGACTTGGATCTAAAGTCACTATCGTTGAGTTCCTCGGCCAAATTGGTGGTCCTGGCATGGACTCTGAGATCGCCAAGAACACCCAGAAGATCCTTAAGAAGCAGGGTCTTGagttcaagctcaacaccaaggtcgTTAGTGGTGACAAGTCGGGCGACAAGGTTAAGCTTGAGGTTGACTCTGCCAAGGGTGGCAAGGTCGAGTCT ATCGAGTCCGATGTTGTCCTAGTTGCCATTGGACGACGACCCTACACCGCTGGCCTCGGCCTTGAGAACATTggccttgaggctgatgacCGTGGCCGTGTCGTGATCGACTCCGAGTACCGAACCAAGATCCCCCACATCCGATGTGTTGGTGACTGCACCTTCGGACCTATGCTTGCCcacaaggctgaggaggaggccgttgctgttgttgagtaCATCAAGAAGGGATACGGCCACGTCAACTATGGCGCCATCCCCTCAGTTATGTACACCCACCCCGAGGTTGCCTGGGTTGGCCAGAGTGAGCAGGACCTCAAGAGCCAGAACATCCCTTACCGAGTCGGAAGCTTCCCTTTTGCCGCCAACTCTcgagccaagaccaacatcGACACCGAGGGTATGGTTAAGATGCTTGCTGATCCCGAGACCGATCGCATTCTTGGAGTCCACATCATCGGCCCTAACGCTGGTGAGATGATTGCTGAGGGTACTCTGGCCCTCGAGTACGGTGCTTCCAGCGAGGACATTGCCCGAACCTGTCACGCCCACCCCACACTCGCTGAGGCTTTCAAGGAGGCCGCCATGGCCACTCATGCCAAGGCCATCCACTACTAA